In the genome of Ictalurus punctatus breed USDA103 chromosome 3, Coco_2.0, whole genome shotgun sequence, the window ACATGAACTCTGAACTGTGAACTGATATATTAACTGCGGAATTGGCATCAGGGGCCAAAAAGAGAGAAGGACAagctctctgattggctgaaggaGTGTGTCATACCTGTGacatcacacacagtgtttaaatAGTGATGATTTCCCACCATTTGGTACACAGGTGAACAGACAGTCCTCTATAATGTCCTTGGTCCCTTAGGGTCTAGATATGGTGCAAAATAAGACTCCTACACCCTACATCGTGTGGGATTCAGTTCCTTGGTGCACTACATAGAGTCAAACGCGTTCACCTCCCAATTCTCATTGTGCTCTAGTTTAAGTTGAATAGATGCAGTACTACAAAGGGTATAAAATGAGGCTCCTACACCTTATGTAGTACCCTACAGAGAGATTACTGCTCCCTACATAGGGTTAACTAGATTTAGCTCTGTAGTGTCTATGGTATAAACCCGGATCCGCTCTTGTACACTACGTAGTGCACTACACGTGCTGTAGAGAGACATTTGGGACACGGGCCGGCTGTGTCTCAAATGTCTCTCTATAGTGCACTACACGCAGGTCGGTGTAGCTAAGCTAACCGTGCTAACCACCGGCTGCTCAGCCTCCTGGcgagttattttatttataacatgtttataagcatgacagtgagtgtataacGCTCTAATGTACCCCAGCAGCCatgtttaatcttttttttttccagaggagAGAATAAAGTGAAAGTGAACTTACTGTCTCCACACCAGAAGGCTGCGTCCCGGCGCTCTGTCCTCCCATCACACCCCTGAAGAAATTCATCCTCTCCGGTTAAGAACTACTCTTTCACCGTAAACTGTAAACTCCGCACCTTTAACCAACTTCTGCAGCTCTTTACCACAATATAGGAGCGAGCGCGATGTTGTTTTCGCTCTGAAACCTGCCCCCAACCCAGTTTCCTACACCGACCCCGGAAGTGCTAACACAGCTTCGTGCGCATGCGCGAAGACGTGGCGATACGTGGCTCAACAGCTGCCTACCTGTATTCTGTTACGTCCCGCCCCACTGTGCTAGGATTGGTCACTTCTTCTTCGCGTTCTCCGTCACGATTGGCTGGTTGTTTGTTCACATGAGCGTCCCGCCTATCACACAGAGAAATAGAtgaggggaaaaacaaacaaacgcgtaataaattaataaatatatcaacAATACTTTTCGGGGAAAACAAATCCCATTTACACAAATCTTCAAATACAATGATTTTAGTAAGGATGTTCATTATGGTAATCTTTAAATGAAGCTACGAGGCTAATAAACCTAGCTAACAAAAATCTACGTTTTTTTTCAACAGCTTTTAGCAACATGTTAACTCgccaaaattttattttgtaatgtaatttatacaattttaattaatttcactAAACAGGTCCTCAGGTTTAAAATTGACATCACGGTTCTCCAATCAGCGGATTGGTCGTGAGGCACGTGTGGCTTCCTAGCCAATCCTAGTGCAGGAGGCGGGATTTGTCGGAATGTGGGTGGGAAATCAAAATTAAACAGTGGTTTGGAGAGTGACGGATTCttaaagagacagacagtgatTAAAGCACAGGGACAtggtgtttatgtatgtatgtatgtatgtatgtatgtatgtatttatttatttatttattcatttatttatgtaaattaaattTGGGGTCCATGCACCGAAAATGCCTTTGGACCctttagccacgcccactcaAATTTATGATAATTTCCATATGTGAAACCTACTTTGGCAAACAAGTCCTAGGATTTTTGGCCAATATTCACTATTGTGATGTAAAAATATTCAGGAGCGTGTAATCCTCAATATCagtcaaaaacatgttgacatttttaaacaatatggCCGCCACACATCAATCAATTCTAAAGAGGTGGAGCTTGTTTTACTAAGTTAGTTGTAATTCATGATTGGTGATATGAATTTGAACCAAacctgttcatgttcatcaaacatgttcatgttcagtACAAAGTTATGAGGACTTCTGCAAGGGTTGGGGGCATAGTCAACAATAGGGGGCGGGGTTAGGTCCACATAGCTTTTTATCAGGAACCAAAAGTCCAAGTGAGCTGGCATTTGGTGTATGTTCAACTATCTTTATTGTTCTATGTATGTTGGTAGAAACTGGCCATGTGGGTGCTATTTGTGTGATAGTCATCTCGCCTGCACTGTCATcttaaaaaaaactgcagaaGTTTCCTAAACTCCCCATTAATCTGATGCGTTGTGTACTTAACCTGATGCTAACAAAATTGAGACAAGTACGTCACACATTATACActaaatggccaaaagtatgtggacacacacacacacacacacacacacacacacacacacacacatatatatatatatatatatatatatatatatatatatatatatatatatatatatatatgtatatatacatatacatatgtatgttgactagttaggggttagtgaagTGTTCATGGAACATGTGGGTCTTTAGCCGTTTTttgtgacagattctgctgtcagGATTGAGGTcagaagttcattccaccactgagggacagtcggtttgaaggttctggaaaggtgCGTCGCCCCtcactgagtaggcactaccaggTGTTGGTCGTTAGCTGATGGcaggttgcgtgagggaacataaacctcacGGAAAGTGTTGCGATAGGGAGGTTCTGTTCCAGACAAGGacttgtatgtgagcatcaaagccttgaatttgatgaaggtggttacaggaagccagtggagggagatgaagaggggtgtgacgtgggtcTTTTTGGGCTGGTTAAGAacaaggcgtgctgctgcattctgaatcacctgaaggggtttgatggagctggatGAGAGGCCCGGGATTAGTGCGTTGCGATAGTCCAgctttgagataacaagagcctggactagaatctgtgtggCCTGatcagtgagatagggtctAAGTTGTGGATCTCCCCATCTGTGGCAACATAAAattattactgtatttatttaatggtATTTATTTGCATTCAAATACTATCTATTTGAAATCATTAAATTgacagtaaatataaattagtaaatataaggaaatgaaagctgaaattctgatctatcgtctcatatgtgttacttttttttttaacaggaaataaaaatcttatttaaaaaaaattatatagatttttttacgAGTTCTGTGGTAGCGTTTACAGTCCtcttttaaagcttttaaacaTCAAATTATTTGCGtgttaaaataattaaacattttaaatatcaattaagaattttaaattaatttatatttttcccGCAATATCTATTATCTAAATATAACCGCTAAAGATTTTGTTTCCGTCCGGATTTTAAACCGTGCGGACCGGGagctatatattttttgttttcaagcgtttttttttttttttttttttgttatttgtttgtttgtttagatcATACCCATATTATGACAAAATCCCGCCTCTTGCACGAGGATAGGCAGCACGGCTTCGTGTGCACGCGCCTTTAATTGATTGGACAACCTTGCAGTTCTGTTGGCGGGGCTGCGCGTGAACATGAAGTACTAGCGAATGCTTACGCGGGAGGCGGGAAACTAAGAGCCAATCACAGGCGGGCAGAGTCTGAGTACGGGTGGGTAACAAAAAAACCCGCCTCGCtaagagcaagagaaagagagaactaGCTGACGTTTATCTGAggtaatattttttgtaattgttatgTTTGATCAATATATTGGTTCATTTGAAAAAGTTTGTTAGAAAAGAAGTTAAAGTAAGTGTGGAAAAGAGAAAAGTGACAGTTGCACTTTGTTAGCAAGGTGGATGAggtaagttagctagctagtttgtttCCTGGTAAATGTAATTAGCTAGATAGTTTTAGACGATGATTTATGTCTAAAATACGCtagttatatttatatctacCTACAGCCTGAGGTAATAAAGTGTTCTTATATTAAACCAAAGCAGTTGGACTAATAACATGAAGCTGAGTCGTGGCTGTCAGTCAGTGAGTTGGTGATTAGCATTGTTTTAATGGTCTTCATGAGGGTTTTTTCTCCACAGTCATGGCTGGAGCTGTAAGTTTGGAGCTGGATCCTGTTTTCCTCAAGGGCTTGGGATACCTACACTCCAAGAGCAAAGACTCTGCGGAGAAGTTGAAGGCTCTGCTGGACGAGTCCCTGTCCAGAGGAAGTGATTCAGCGTATCGTACCTCACTGAAGGTcatgatgttcctcacaccacggtAGTGTCTTTATCACTGTTCGTGTCTCAcatgtcttcttcttctcctgtcTTGCAGGAAGCTGAGCTTTCCAAAGTGTCAGTACCCAAGCTGATCAAACAGGAATCCAAATTGACGTCCAgctcgtcctcctcctcatcgTCATCGTCGTCCTCTTCGTCGTCATCGTCCAGCAGTAAATCCAGCACCTCGGAGAAGAGCAAGAAGGAAGCAGAGAAGAGACCTGCTGAGAAGGTGAACTGTTCGAAAACCGttggttttatttcattttacgTAGTAATCCCTCACTTATTTTAGTGTTATAGGGATTAGTAACTTTCTCAACTTCCCCTTATTCAATTTTCACTTTGATTGAGATTGAGGGGGTCTTTAGTAAGTGAGCTTAGTCATCAAGAAACACCAGTGTAAAAGACTGGATTGCACTTGCTTTTACATACGCGTTTACAAGATGGCCGCCGCATGGATCCTGCAGTCGTTTGGAGTGTCACTTGGTGCGAACGCCGTGTGTAAGCATATAAGTTGATGTGTTAAGGTGAATGTTAATTTTCTGTCTGGTTTATTCTCTGCAGGTGAGGTTGGAGTGCGGAGATGCAGGCGATCCACCCAAAAAGCCACGTCTGGATAAAACGGAAAATCGTTCGTCCCCCATCGCCTTCCAGACTAAAGACGTTCCCATAGGAGATTTCAGCTACAGCGACGAGACCAACGCTGACGACTTTGCCATGGAGATgggattagtgtgtgttgtgtgcaggTGTGTCAAGTTCACCCTGCTGTAGTGTTCACTAGCGTTCACGTCCAAGACAATCCGACCGTACGTCCGATACATGTCAGACGTAATGCTAGCACAATGTTAGCGTAGTGCTTCTCCATGTGATtgatctgtctttttttttttcttgttaataACAGACAGATGACGGTGACATCTGGGAATCAGCTGGTGGAGTGTCAGGAGTGTCACAACCTGTACCATCAGGAGTGTCACAAACCTCAGGTGACGGATAAAGACGTAAACGACCCGAGGTTGGTGTGGTACTGCGCACGCTGCACACGCCAGATGAAGCGCATGGTGAGCGCATCTACAGCCTTTACTCCTGTATTGTAATGATAGCACTTCCTCACAGCTAGGGTTCGACCGATTCTCCTTCTTCATCATCACTGATGTCTCTCTTAATGTTCTGTTGGAAAGCTACAGTTATAAATTGCACACTGCAGGCACTAGGAGGTGCTCATCACTCACAATTCATTTgtaatttttacttttatattgttttatgtaAGTGGTGTCTGAAGTTTAACTAATTCTATTTTTAGACAGTTTTTACCCACttttgaacacttttttttttattttttttatttttttattttatttatttatttattttttttggtcaacACTGGAGTATTTATGTTGCTCTTATGTAATTATGTTGTTCAAGTATCTTGTTGTTTGTCAGGCTCAGAAAACACAAAAGCCTCCTCAGAAAGCAAGTCCGACTATAACGTCGGTCACTCCGGTGGTTAAAGACCCGCTGGTGAAGAAGGCGGAGCTGAAACCCAAACCAGACACGACGGGATCTTTTCAGGCCTTTAAGAGGACCGAGGTCAAGGTGAGGACAGAGAGTCGGTTATACTGAGATGTTTAGCACTTTGAGTCTCATACTAGCACAGACCTCATGAATAACAATCTaaaaaacaataatagtaataaattaATCTCTTTctctgatttgatttgatttaacgtgtatatttacagaaatttgtctgtgtgtgtgtgtgtcaggcatCATCTACGGCACTGGTGAACTCCTCCAGCAGTGCCTCGTCTCTCCCCTCGGGCAGCGCCCTCACTGGCTGGGCTGCCTTCACCAAAACCTCCGCTTCAGCTTCCTCTGGAACCAAACCAGGCCTTGCCAAGCCCCTCCCCTCTTCCAGCAGTTCAAAGCCCATTGGTCTGTTTGCATTGGGCACCAAAgcacaaacaggaagtggaaatgGGAACAATGGAGGTAACGGGAACACGGCGGCCCCGCTGAAGCCGCCGCCCCCTCTCACACTAGGGAAACCTGCTCTGAGTCGTTCTGGCAGCGGGGAGAACCCTGGAAAATCCGGCTCCTCCTCCCCCGGGGCGATCGGCTCCACTGGTGCGGGTGGCTCGAACGGGGGCACGGGTGGCTCAAATGGGGGGGGCAATGGAGGCAACGGGGGCAAcagcagcagtaatagtaacagCACCAACAGTCAGAAAGCATCAGCTGACGGCAAAGCACCAACATCACAGGAGTCTCAGCTCAACGCCATGAAGCGCCTGCAGATGGTGAAGAAGAAAGCAGCGCAGAGGAAGCTGAAGAAATAAACACCcagcactgagagagagagagagagagagagagagagaggaattaATTAAAAGATTAAGAGTCTAATGAACTGATACTGAGGAAGTGACCGtgtcac includes:
- the ints12 gene encoding integrator complex subunit 12 → MAGAVSLELDPVFLKGLGYLHSKSKDSAEKLKALLDESLSRGSDSAYRTSLKEAELSKVSVPKLIKQESKLTSSSSSSSSSSSSSSSSSSSSKSSTSEKSKKEAEKRPAEKVRLECGDAGDPPKKPRLDKTENRSSPIAFQTKDVPIGDFSYSDETNADDFAMEMGLVCVVCRQMTVTSGNQLVECQECHNLYHQECHKPQVTDKDVNDPRLVWYCARCTRQMKRMAQKTQKPPQKASPTITSVTPVVKDPLVKKAELKPKPDTTGSFQAFKRTEVKASSTALVNSSSSASSLPSGSALTGWAAFTKTSASASSGTKPGLAKPLPSSSSSKPIGLFALGTKAQTGSGNGNNGGNGNTAAPLKPPPPLTLGKPALSRSGSGENPGKSGSSSPGAIGSTGAGGSNGGTGGSNGGGNGGNGGNSSSNSNSTNSQKASADGKAPTSQESQLNAMKRLQMVKKKAAQRKLKK